TATCCATACCAGCTCCACTTGCCGTGTGCACTTGATCACCTCCATGATACTTCTCCCGCATCGTCAATTTGTCAAGCTCTCCTGTGATATGCTCGGTAGCTCCTGAATCTGCATACCAGTTAGTGTCAATGCCATATGAGTTGGTGACGAGGTTGACCTTCTTTTTTTCCTGACGATCTTCCTTGTACCGATCCCAGCAGTCCCTGGCGCCGCCAGCATGGTATTTGTAACATATCTGGCACTctgggtaatcatcctcatgttgctgaTACTGCTGTGGTGGCGGCTGGCGTTGACGCTGCTGGTAGCCGCTATTTCCACCGTTGCGAGCAGAAGGAGAAGGAGCACAGTCAGAACGACCACGTCCTCTTCGTCCGCGGCCTCCTCTGCCTCGATACTGGCCGCATCCCCTGTACACGGCGTTAGCTGACGAACGAAAGCCTGGTCCGTCGCCTAGCATCTCCATCCTCTGACCGAAAGCGGAAATCTGTGAGAAAAGGTCATCAACCGTGATGGAGTTTTTGATGGCGCCAACTGCTGCGACGATGGGATCGTAATCCCTATCGAGTCTGGCGAGGATGTAGTCCACCATCTCTCCATCTGTCACCGGACGGCCTGCTGCCGCAAGCTCGTCTCCGAGGCTCTTCATCTTGGCGATGAAGGCATTGCTGGACATGTTGCCCTTCTTGGTGTTGGAGATGGCGATCCTCAAGTTTGTTATTCGCGATTGCGACTGCGCAGCAAAGATTGTGGTAAGGGCGGTCCATAGATCAAAGGTACTTTCCTTACCAATAACTTGCGCGAGGATTTCTGGAGTGAGCGAATTCAGCAGATAACTTAGGACCTGCTGATCTTTGACAATCCATGGACTATACAGTGGGTTCGGCTCGATGGTCGTGGTCTTGTCCGCCTTGGCGACCTCCACTGTTTTCGGCGGCGTTGCATCGTTGCCGTCGAGAAGACCGGTCACCTGCGCGCCTCGCAGGGCTGGCAGAACTTGCGCCTTCCATAAGAGGTAATTCCCCCTTGCGAACTTCTCTGTTGGAGGAGCGCCGAGGTTGAGGCCGACGACGCTGGAACTCATGATGAAGACGAAGGAAGGGCGCTAGGGTTCTGGTTATTTTTGTTGTGTCGCTAGATGATAGGGAAGAGGCTAGCTCTGATGCCATGTAAGAATAGGTATAAGCGTTCCTATTCCTCGAGGGAGCCGCATCGTATGTATTTATATTGAGGCGAACGTTCCTTGCCGTAGCGTACAAGTTCAGAGAGAATACCGATCTGGTTCGGTTTAGGAGACAGGGATAGCTACGGGAGGAGAAAGAGATAGAGATAGGTTAAGATTAATTACATAAGATGAACAGCTCAAACTCTAACAGGAGTAACATGCATGACGCTCGTTCTCAGTCACAGCCATTGGAGTGTGGTCGGCCGGGCGGGCGAGAGATTCGGAAGCAGATTAAAGCGCGGGTCACGGGGGCTATAGAAAGCCCGGCCACTGGCCAAGCATGAAGCATCCCCATTCCTTTTCCTTTCCGTAGCTTTCTTCTTTGCCGCTTTGcgtgcctccctccctctcctgcTCTCTCGTCCGCAGCAGCCATCGGCTAGGACGATGAGGTCGTCGGCGAtgcggcagcagctgctgccaTGCTTGGCCCTGCTGCTTCTTGCGGGCGCGGCGTCGGCCCAGGCCCAGAAGTACAACGCGGTGTTCAACTTCGGCGACTCGATCACGGACACGGGCAACCTGTGCACGAGCGGGAAGCCAACGGCGATCACGTTCACGCAGCCGCCCTACGGCGAGACCTACTTCGGCACCCCCACCTGCCGGTGCTCCGACGGCCGCGTCATCGTCGACTTCCTCAGTAAGTGATGTGCTCGGTTCTCCACACACACACTCCATCTTGCTCAAATAAATCGTTCTTGCTTGACGTACGATTGCATGCAGGCACCAAGTTTGGGGTGCCGTTCCTACCGCCGTCCAAGGCGAACGGCACGGACTTCAAGCAGGGCGCCAACATGGCCATCACGGGGGCGACGGCCATGGACGCGCCCTTCTTCCGGGGCCTCGGCCTCTCCGACAAGATCTGGAACAATGGGCCCATCAGCCTCCAAATCCAGTGGTTCCAGCAGATCACGGCCACCGTGTGCGGCGACGCCGCCGCCTGCAAGCGCTACCTGCGGGACTCGCTGGTGGTGTTCGGCGAGTTCGGCGGGAACGACTACAACGCGATGCTGTTCGGCAACTACAGCGCGGACCAGGCGAGGAGGTACACGCCCAAGATCGTCAACACCATCATCAGGGGCGTGGAGAAGGTGGTGGGCATGGGGGCCAGGGACGTGGTGGTGCCCGGGGTGCTCCCCATCGGCTGCTTCCCCATCTACCTCACCGTCTACGGCACCAACAGCAGCGCCGACTACGACAGCCTCGGCTGCCTCCGCAAGTTCAACGATCTGTCCACGTTCCACAACAACCTGCTCCAGGCCAAGATCGCCCGCCTCCGGAAGCGCTACGGCCGGGCGGCGCGGATCATGTACGGCGACTTCTACTCCGCCGTCTACGACATGGTCCAGAACCCCAAGAAATACGGTACGTACGTGTGCACGCGGAGTAGTTCCCAAATTTCCTTCCGACCGACCAATACTCTTAGTCTTAGCTAGCCGTTGGGCATCTTCTTTCGGCAATAAGTCTAACTAACACGCCAGGGACAGACAAGCCACGCATAACGTGTGGATAGATAGATTCCGCGTTTGTGCACGAGCTAGCAGCAGCAGTGGACACGGCACTAGCTAGTGTCACTGTCAGCATCGGCATCAGCATCAGTGTGGTGCTACTTGCATGCCCACTCTGGGCATATGTCCCTGGATGTCCTGCGCGGCGGCGAGTAGAAGAAGATattcaaataattcagaaaaaaatcattccAACATAAGTTCTTGAGCTGACATAATAATCGCCAAGTAACAGTGGATGGACACTGACTGACACGCCCAACCAACACATGCCTCGACCCGGCAGTCCACATGCACGCATGCAGCACCAGCGCCGACCGGGACACTGTTCATGCACGTTATAGGTAGTGATCAATCAACAACTAGAGTACGGTGttgtgcaaagttgggtcatctattttgaaacgaatGGAGTAACTCGCAACGGTGTTGTGCTGTGTGTGTGCAGGTTTCAACGCGGTTTTCGAGGCGTGCTGCGGCTCCGGGGGAGGCAAGTACAACTACGCCAACAGAGCGCGGTGCGGGATgccgggcgcggcggcgtgcgCCAACCCGGCCGACCACCTCAGCTGGGACGGCATCCACCTCACCGAGGCAGCATACAAGCACATCAGCGACGGCTGGCTCAACGGGCCCTACTCCAGCCCGCCCATCCTCCACACATAaacattattttatttattatggAGTTGTGGTaggattatttatttattatttgatCTGAGGTTGAGTTTACCTAATGGAAAAAGGAAGTTTGATTCAGTGCCATATGGTGGTGTTGAAATGTATACGTTGCCCAAGAAAAAAAAACCGGAGGCAACTCTTGAATAAATTGTTAGTGCTTGCCCGGACCGACTTACGTCAGCGAATTCCCTATATGACACTTATTGCGTCAAAATGTTGTTGGTTCACACAGGCTTCCGTCAAATGGTATAAATTTGTAATTTGTTCTCTATTTCTTTTTTCCCATTGGGCATGTATTGCACTAAGTAACTTTCATTTAGGATTAGCAAATAAATAACTACGACGAGAACATGGTGTCATGATGCTGGCTAGGCCTGCAAAGACCACACTATAGCCCATTCACGTTCGAGCCCTGACTATCGCGTGGTCCTTAGAAATTTCTTCTATAAAAAATACTACACAACGAAGGCGCGCGTTGCCGCCGCACCCATACATTCCACATAAATAATACTCATGAAATATTAGGGAAATAATTCAATTTTTCAAATAACGGTTCAAGTTACAGTGCTAACAGTCCGCAACCATTGACAAAGACTGTTTGATTTTTGCTAGAACAAAAAATGTTTCATTGAGAGGCCACATCTCTACTTGGATGCTCAACATCAGTTCCTTTCCTAGAACAAATACATAGCAACAAAAAGTTATCCTCCAATCCCGAAGAAGAAAAGCACCAATGATCTTGTCTGTGATGGTACCTTATAGTTGACACCCAGGGGAGGTGTATGCAAAATGCATGCCTTCGTTGCGATATGATACAGATGCAAACTCAAGTCTAGTTAGGCTGACCATTTAACTGAACACACACTAATACCGGCATACCTGAAATGAACAAGATGAGCTTTTACTAATCACTAGTAAATGCGCACGTGCAACACACgttaatatttaggcaatatattaattgcacgCGAATATTAGGTATGCTATTATTTATGTGTTAATTTTGTGATTAGTGCTATATTTGGTATTATATTAATTGCACGTTAAACACGTTGATGCTCGTCATtggagcagtctaggtcattggattgaCTTAGTTTGATGGTCGAGATCAGTTGAATCTGCCCTTTtggatctttttatattggtataggtAAACTAAGCTTCTATAATCTGCAAATTTTAGAAAAAAAGCTTCTACCAATCAGGAAAGCTACATTATTTATGAACAATGTTATCACATGTTTGTTCAGATATTAGGATATACATTCATCTGAAAATATGCAAACCCTCGGTTTGCTCATAGTATTTTAAATAGCAAGCATGTAATGTAGGCACAATAGAAATCATCCATTTTAATCAAATGCCCAAGTATGTTCGTGATAAAGCTGATTTGTATTTACTTTCTTTTTAGCACGTAGAGATTCGTGCATCAAATAGTAAGACATGTAGTAGGGATAAGAATGCTAAACATAAAAAATAATGAAACTGCAATGGTCTACTTTGCAGTTCATTTAAGTAATCCTTCACATAAATACATGGGCCCAACCAAAATGTGACCTTAAAGTACAGTGGAAATGGATAAAATAAAGACCAAATGTTGTCACACATGTATCTATATGCAAGAACAACAATGAAAATCACCTGATAGTATAATAACTCAAGAATTACATTAGTCACATTCTCATGGCATAAAAAATAATGTCATGGAAAAGCATACCAAGAAAATAATGTATGGCAGTTTTATGAAGCTATGTACCACTATGCGATGCGATTTTCTGATATGCTTTTATTGCAAGTTTATGGTCACCACATGGTGGTACAGGAAACTCCACCTAATAACCCGTGGCATCTGAAACAATATAGGAAATTGAAGAGCATCTTCACTTGGATGGATATCCAAATACTTAGCTTTGAAACATGGTAGATATCAGACATGATTCAAATCTTCATGGGGCCTATAGAATCTGAAAGCAACAAGCTCCTAAAAGCAACTTGGTCCAAATGGTTCAGAAAAATATATTGGTTGGATCAAGCTTCTACACACCACATACTTGCAAGGATATCTATAACATAACTAGATAACTCGGCCGAGCAAAGAAACAAATGGAAGTATAATAATTGTGCTCTGCTAAAATGACCCTTTCTAAGTCGGGATTTGTAACACATACCATTTGAGAAATGGTTTAgatatttccagaaatgattcaaGAATGGTAACTTATAAGTTATAAGGAAAAGAAGTAGGGAAACTAATAGTTACACTCTCTCATGTGCCAAATCTTGATCACTCATCATTGGAATAAAAAAATTAAGCTCTTCCTACTTACCATTCGGTGTCTTTGAGAATAGCAATCAATACAAGGAGCAGGCACCATAGAAGCTCAGAGCATCTACAGCCACGCCCCCAGCAGGCCCTCCCAAGGAGTTTTTGCTGTGTCGGCGCCGAAAAATCGGcgcagtcgcgcccccaggagcccgtttttcACCAGTTTGGGCCAAAactagcgccggcggacccagatCGAACTCgtcgcgctggggggcgcccggggacgCCGGGGCGAGTGGTTTCGGCGCGAAAGCGGATGGGCCCGTCGAGTCAGCGAGACGCCACTTCatcgccctcatcgcctcggttcccgtgggaatcaatgcgaaggctgccacgccggtcagcctccattgatgcctctcaCGGGCGGCGCGCGATGCGCGTCCAGCCACGCGTCGCCCGGCATGCAGCCCGTCACCGCCCCGCTACAGCTATAAAAGGCGACCTCCCCGCCGGTGGACGCCACAACTCTCATTTCCCACCCTCTCCGGCGTAGATAGCAACACTCCTCTCTTCCTGCCTACGAGAAACATGGCCGAGAGGTACCCAGGCGACGGcgtggcggcgaacggcttcggccgccgccacctccaagaGCAGGAGGCGCGCCTGCTCTACGAGGCTGAGTACCCGGCGcccccggacatgcgggtgccggggACCTGGCGGCTGAGCGCCGCCGGCGTACCGGTGCCACCGGTGCCCGAAGGAGCGGCGCGGCGTGCCGAGATCGTCCGCATCCGCTCTTCCCTGACGTAGCCGCAGAGGGACGAGCCGCgctacgccgccgacaaccacaccCTCTGGACCATGTACTTCCAGCGCCGTCGCGACGAGCAGATCGTTGCCACCAACGGCGTCATGCCCCGTGGCCGCTTCAATGTCGACAGTCAACGCGAGTGGTGGGACATGCTaggccgcaccctcgaggccgtcctcgaccacatcgagaccggcaacgtGCCGCGCCTCGAGTATCCGCAGCGGCCGACCTTCTCTCGCCATCGTGGTAGCTCTTGGACACCGCGGCGGATGGAGCCGGGGTCGTCCTTGTCGTCGGGTTCTGGTTCACCGGCcgcgctccgccccgtcaagcccgaGCCGGAGGAGACGCCGCTCGGGTGCCGCACCTGCAGCggtgccctcgtcatcaacgagggtgcccGGCCCTCCCCGCCTGGTCCGGCTCCGGGGAGGCGCTCCCGCCGCCTGGTCTGGCCGAAGCCCGAGCCGgggctgctcctggtgaagccggAGCACGTCGAGATGGCAGCCCCCGACAACGAGTCCGCTCTCAagtgggcgaaggaggactacgtccATGAGCAGGTCCGCCGCCAGCGCCGGGCATACGGGGAGCTCCATGCCCAGCGCCGCGGGCGCGAGGAGCGCGGCGTCATcttcctcgacagcgacgaggaggacgaggctggtgctggggaacgtagtaatttcaaaaaatttcctacgcacacgcaagatcatggtgatgcacaggaacgagaggggagagtgttttctacgtaccctcgtagaccagaagcggaagcgttataacaacccggttgatgtagtcgtacgtcttcatggcccgaccgatgaagcactgaaactacggcacctccgagtttttgcacacgtttagctcgatgacgatgcCCGGACttcgatctagcaaagtgtcgaggatgagttccgtcagcacgacggcgtggtgacgatcttgatgttctaccgtcgcagggcttcgcctaagcaccgctacaatataatcgaggattatggtggaggggggcaccacacacggctaagagatcaatgatcaattgttgtgtctctggggtgccccctgcccccgtatataaaggagtggaggagggggccgaccaaggagggtggcgcgcccaagggggggagtccaactcccaccgggagtaggactcccccttttcctattaggagtaggagagggaaggaagaggaaggagggaggaaggaaaggggggccgacccccttcccaattcggattggacttggggggggggcgccccctcccttgctcctttcccctcctttccactaaggcccaataaggcccatatacctcccggggggttccgataacctcccggtgatctggtattgtcccaatctcacccggaacctttccggtgcccaaatatagtcgtccaatatatcgatctttatgtctcgaccatttcaagactccacgtcaagtccgtgatcacatccgggactccgaacaaccttcggtacatcaaaatatatgtcaggaccctgattccaagtcacaccgatctagcctgtaacacctcatatcactttgcggcctcacgcacggtattcccacgggtgtcgccttaccatggcccgggaccgtctgcgccttttggctcatgtatatgatagtgtcgctagcatccatatgacaaaaaacccgggccgacatgactagtcgtgaacccaaagtggcactaacttacggggataggcatacatgaatcaacatcgagcatgtcggttagcagcgtgtgaatccgggctgtagcttgggctaacaggactccaggaacctgggctgtagcaggctaggcaggactccagatgtcactgcgtgacatttccccgaagggacagacgcaggaacgaagtgaatcacacgccggccagtcaagtgctctgcagcagtagtgctaggctagcaggactccggtgaaccgggctgtagcggactactatggctcatggaagcacaagactacatttccccataagagaggctaccaatgatagacaactaggttgtcagatcccacacataccaagcatttcaatcatacacacaatatgctcgatatgtgtaaatacaacatggcaccacaacataactctacgactcaagtatttattcattaggctccgaggagcgagatattacaaacatgggtctcatgacccaacatacagagcatacaagcaacaagcacatgcggaagcttaacttgtctgagtatagacaactacaaatgaagaaggctgagaagcctgactatctacaagaccctcccaagggtacaagatcgtagctgaggtaacaagctaaacgtcgaagtccacgtggaactactagtgagactgacgtctctctgcaaaacataaaataggcaaacgtgagtacaaatgtaccaagcaagacttacatcagaactagctacatatgcatcagtatcaataaagggggtggtggagtctgactgcagcaagccagctttgacacggtggctatcctaaactacgactgctggtaactcttttgaggtggcgcacacaagtccacatattcaccatatcaatacaccactatggatccgctcccgtctccctacgagaaggccatccatagcactcatgcttatcttgcgcattttagagtatccactttcacttgtctatgaactatgcaaggggtccaagtttccatatccgaggaatccggctattcgaatag
The window above is part of the Triticum aestivum cultivar Chinese Spring unplaced genomic scaffold, IWGSC CS RefSeq v2.1 scaffold51909, whole genome shotgun sequence genome. Proteins encoded here:
- the LOC123175076 gene encoding GDSL esterase/lipase At5g45910, whose amino-acid sequence is MRSSAMRQQLLPCLALLLLAGAASAQAQKYNAVFNFGDSITDTGNLCTSGKPTAITFTQPPYGETYFGTPTCRCSDGRVIVDFLSTKFGVPFLPPSKANGTDFKQGANMAITGATAMDAPFFRGLGLSDKIWNNGPISLQIQWFQQITATVCGDAAACKRYLRDSLVVFGEFGGNDYNAMLFGNYSADQARRYTPKIVNTIIRGVEKVVGMGARDVVVPGVLPIGCFPIYLTVYGTNSSADYDSLGCLRKFNDLSTFHNNLLQAKIARLRKRYGRAARIMYGDFYSAVYDMVQNPKKYGFNAVFEACCGSGGGKYNYANRARCGMPGAAACANPADHLSWDGIHLTEAAYKHISDGWLNGPYSSPPILHT